A window of Equus caballus isolate H_3958 breed thoroughbred chromosome 10, TB-T2T, whole genome shotgun sequence contains these coding sequences:
- the NFKBIB gene encoding NF-kappa-B inhibitor beta: MAGVACLGKASDADEWCDSGLGSLGPDAAAPGGPGLGAELGPGLSWAPLVFGYVTEDGDTALHLAVIHQHEPFLDFLLGFAAGTEYLDLQNDLGQTALHLAAILEEASTVEKLYAAGAGLRVAERGGHTALHLACRVGAHACARVLLQPRPRRPRGAPSTYLAQDPDHTPNTDHTPVALYPDPDLEKEEDESEEDWKLQLEAENYEGHTPLHVAVIHKDAEMVQLLREAGADLNKPEPTCGRSPLHLAVEAQAADVLELLLRAGADPTARMYGGRTPLGSATLRPNPNLARLLRAHGAPEPEDEDEKPGPCSSSSSDSDSGDEGDEYDDIVVHRGRSQNPLPPAPASKPLPDDPV; encoded by the exons ATGGCCGGGGTCGCGTGCTTGGGGAAAGCTTCGGACGCCGACGAATGGTGCGACAGCGGCCTGGGCTCTCTGGGTCCGGACGCGGCGGCCCCCGGGGGACCGGGGCTGGGCGCGGAGCTGGGCCCGGGGCTGTCGTGGGCGCCCCTCGTCTTCGGCTACGTCACTGAGGATGGGGACAC GGCGCTGCACTTGGCTGTCATTCATCAGCATGAACCCTTCCTGGATTTCCTCCTGGGTTTTGCGGCTGGCACTGAGTACCTGGACCTGCAGAATGACCTGGGCCAG ACAGCCTTGCACCTGGCAGCCATCCTGGAGGAGGCATCCACGGTGGAGAAGTTGTATGCAGCAGGCGCCGGCTTGCGCGTGGCAGAGCGTGGGGGCCACACGGCGCTGCACTTGGCTTGCCGTGTGGGGGCACACGCCTGCGCTCGTGTGCTGCTCCAGCCTCGCCCCCGGCGCCCCCGGGGAGCCCCCAGCACCTACCTCGCTCAGGACCCCGACCACACCCCCAACACTGACCATACTCCTGTTGCCTTGTACCCCGACCCCGacttggagaaggaagaggatgagAGCGAGGAGGACTGGAAGCTGCAACTTGAGGCTGAAAACTATGAGG GCCACACCCCACTCCATGTGGCCGTCATCCACAAAGATGCAGAGATGGTCCAGCTGCTCCGGGAGGCTGGAGCTGACCTCAACAAACCG GAGCCCACGTGCGGCCGGAGCCCCCTGCACTTGGCTGTTGAGGCCCAGGCAGCCGACGTGCTGGAGCTTCTCCTGAGGGCGGGCGCCGACCCCACAGCCCGCATGTACGGTGGCCGCACCCCGCTGGGCAGCGCCACGCTCCGGCCCAACCCCAACCTCGCCCGCCTCCTCCGTGCACACGGAGCCCCTGAGCCCGAGGACGAGGACGAGAAGCCCGGcccctgcagcagcagcagtagcgaCAGCGACAGCGGGGACGAGGGC gatGAATACGACGACATCGTGGTCCACAGAGGCCGGAGCCAGAACCCGCTACCTCCCGCCCCAGCCTCCAAACCTCTCCCTGACGACCCTGTCTGA
- the CCER2 gene encoding coiled-coil domain-containing glutamate-rich protein 2, with protein sequence MQRCGPAPLRRLLPLPLPPLLVLLLGAATAAPLAPRPSKEELTRCLAEVVTEMLTLGQAQKGPCTALLHKEMCETEPHGCVSTGEKGLLVGALKKQEAGKTRSSHEARDEEEEAAERTHKSEVREQVIRKQLHSQLRHEEDREEEEEEEEEEEEEKEKKRGPLDTSEGPWKRHLEGGGGPRQRVAEQASDEETAQFEAEEKGVQVLGGGRGLWQGARGRGGERPEDSPHHYHLRQPEAEAKQEEKEEALEKEEREMERLEHVREELKEAAAMLGEELQRAG encoded by the exons ATGCAGCGCTGTGGGCCCGCCCCCCTGCGGAGGCTGCTGCCACTGCCCCTGCCCCcgctgctggtgctgctgctggggGCCG CCACCGCTGCTCCCTTGGCACCAAGACCCTccaaggaggag CTGACCCGCTGTCTGGCAGAGGTGGTCACAGAAATGCTGACGCTGGGCCAGGCCCAGAAAGGCCCCTGCACCGCTCTCCTCCACAAGG AAATGTGTGAGACAGAGCCCCACGGCTGTGTGTCCACCGGGGAGAAAGGCCTCCTGGTTGGGGCCTTGAAGAAGCAGGAGGCTGGGAAGACGAGGTCCAGCCACGAGGCGAGGGacgaggaagaggaggcagcagagaggaCCCACAAGTCCGAGGTGCGGGAACAGGTCATCCGCAAGCAGCTCCACAGCCAGCTCCGCCACGAGGAGGACcgcgaggaggaggaagaggaggaggaagaggaggaggaggaaaaggaaaagaagagggggCCCTTGGACACCTCCGAGGGCCCGTGGAAGCggcatttagagggtggaggGGGGCCCCGGCAGCGGGTGGCAGAGCAGGCCAGTGACGAGGAGACGGCCCAGTTCGAGGCGGAAGAGAAGGGTGTGCAGGTGCTGGGTGGGGGCCGCGGCCTGTGGCAGGGGGCccgggggcggggaggagagagGCCCGAGGACTCGCCGCACCACTACCACCTCCGCCAGCCGGAAGCTGAGGCcaagcaggaggagaaggaagaggcttTGGAGAAGGAG GAGCGTGAGATGGAGCGGCTGGAGCATGTCAGAGAAGAGCTGAAGGAGGCGGCGGCGATGTTGGGGGAGGAGCTCCAGAGGGCGGGCTGA
- the SARS2 gene encoding serine--tRNA ligase, mitochondrial isoform X1 has protein sequence MAASIARRLWPLAGARSLRPRGVCVCSQSPRRTFATERRDRNLLYEHAREGYSALPQLDMELLCACPEEAARALEHRKGELRPEELPAIISTWQELRQLRAQIQSLEEEKGAVAEAVRALLVNQDNSQVQQNPHYQRLRARGREIRKELVLLYPREAQLEERFYLRALRLPNRTHPDVPVGDESQARVLHVVGDKPAFSFQPRGHLEIAEKLDIIRQKRLSHVSGHRSYYLRGAGALLQHGLVNFTLNKLVRRGFTPMTVPDLLRGAVFEGCGMTPNASPSQIYNIDPSRFEDLSLAGTAEVGLAGYFMDHSVAFRDLPIRMVCSSTCYRAETDTGKEPWGLYRVHHFTKVEMFGVTGPGLEQSSQLLEEFLSLQMEILMELGLHFRVLDMPTQELGLPAYRKFDIEAWMPGRGRFGEVTSASNCTDFQSRRLHIMFQTEEAGELRFAHTVNATACAVPRVLIALLESNQQEDGSVLVPPALQPYLGTDRITAPTHVPLRYIGPNQPQKPRLPAGLP, from the exons ATGGCTGCGTCCATAGCACGGCGCCTGTGGCCTTTGGCGGGCGCTCGGAGCCTCCGGCCCCGGGGAGTCTGCGTCTGCAGTCAGAGCCCAAGGAGAACTTTCGCGACGGAAAGACGAGACCGGAACCTCCTGTACGAGCACGCGCGCGAGGGCTACAGCGCGCTCCCTCAGCTCGACATGGAGCTGTTGTGCGCATGCCCGGAAGAGGCGGCGCGCGCCCTGGAGCACCGCAAGGGGGAGCTGCGGCCGGAAGAGCTGCCCGCGATC ATCTCGACGTGGCAGGAGCTGAGGCAGCTGCGGGCGCAGATCCAGAGcctggaagaggagaagggggccGTGGCGGAGGCGGTGCGGGCCCTGCTG GTGAACCAGGACAACAGCCAAGTGCAGCAG AACCCCCACTATCAGCGTCTGCGGGCTCGTGGCCGGGAGATCCGGAAGGAGCTGGTGCTCCTGTACCCGAGGGAGGCCCAGCTGGAGGAGCGCTTCTACCTGCGGGCGCTGAGGCTGCCCAACCGGACCCACCCGGACGTG CCCGTCGGGGACGAGAGCCAGGCCCGAGTGCTCCATGTGGTCGGGGACAAGCCAG CGTTCTCCTTCCAACCGCGGGGCCACCTGGAAATCGCCGAGAAGCTCGACATCATCCGCCAGAA GCGCCTGTCCCACGTGTCCGGCCACCGCTCCTATTACCTGCGCGGAGCTGGGGCCCTCCTGCAGCACGGCCTGGTCAACTTCACACTCAACAAGCTCGTCCGCCGG GGCTTCACCCCCATGACGGTGCCAGACCTTCTCCGCGGAGCTGTGTTT GAAGGCTGTGGGATGACACCAAATGCCAGCCCATCCCAAATTTACAACATAGACCCCTCCCGCTTTGAAGACCTCAGCCTGGCCGGGAcggcagaggtggggctggccg gcTACTTCATGGACCACTCTGTGGCCTTCAGGGACCTGCCCATCAG gATGGTTTGTTCCAGTACCTGCTACCGGGCGGAAACAGACACAGGGAAGGAGCCGTGGGGGCTCTATCGCGTGCACCACTTCACCAAG gtgGAGATGTTCGGGGTGACAGGCCCCGGGCTGGAGCAGAGCTCGCAGCTGCTGGAGGAGTTCCTGTCCCTTCAGATGGAGATCCTGATGGAGCTGGGCCTGCACTTCCG GGTCCTGGACATGCCCACCCAGGAACTGGGCCTCCCCGCCTACCGCAAGTTCGACATCGAGGCCTGGATGCCAGGCCGCGGCCGCTTTGGCGAG GTCACCAGTGCGTCCAACTGCACGGACTTCCAGAGCCGCCGGCTCCACATCATGTTCCAGACGGAGGAGGCCGGGGAGCTGCGGTTCGCCCACACG GTGAACGCCACGGCCTGTGCTGTCCCTCGCGTCCTCATCGCCCTCCTGGAGAGCAATCAGCAAGAG GACGGCTCGGTCCTCGtgccccctgccctccagccctaCCTCGGCACCGATCGGATCACGGCCCCCACCCACGTGCCCCTCCGGTACATCGGCCCCAACCAGCCCCAGAAGCCCAGGCTCCCGGCCGGCCTACCTTGA
- the SARS2 gene encoding serine--tRNA ligase, mitochondrial isoform X3, whose protein sequence is MDGSIEQMEGAPVMIQISTWQELRQLRAQIQSLEEEKGAVAEAVRALLVNQDNSQVQQNPHYQRLRARGREIRKELVLLYPREAQLEERFYLRALRLPNRTHPDVPVGDESQARVLHVVGDKPAFSFQPRGHLEIAEKLDIIRQKRLSHVSGHRSYYLRGAGALLQHGLVNFTLNKLVRRGFTPMTVPDLLRGAVFEGCGMTPNASPSQIYNIDPSRFEDLSLAGTAEVGLAGYFMDHSVAFRDLPIRMVCSSTCYRAETDTGKEPWGLYRVHHFTKVEMFGVTGPGLEQSSQLLEEFLSLQMEILMELGLHFRVLDMPTQELGLPAYRKFDIEAWMPGRGRFGEVTSASNCTDFQSRRLHIMFQTEEAGELRFAHTVNATACAVPRVLIALLESNQQEDGSVLVPPALQPYLGTDRITAPTHVPLRYIGPNQPQKPRLPAGLP, encoded by the exons ATGGATGGGTCTATTGAACAGATGGAGGGAGCGCCTGTTATGATCCAG ATCTCGACGTGGCAGGAGCTGAGGCAGCTGCGGGCGCAGATCCAGAGcctggaagaggagaagggggccGTGGCGGAGGCGGTGCGGGCCCTGCTG GTGAACCAGGACAACAGCCAAGTGCAGCAG AACCCCCACTATCAGCGTCTGCGGGCTCGTGGCCGGGAGATCCGGAAGGAGCTGGTGCTCCTGTACCCGAGGGAGGCCCAGCTGGAGGAGCGCTTCTACCTGCGGGCGCTGAGGCTGCCCAACCGGACCCACCCGGACGTG CCCGTCGGGGACGAGAGCCAGGCCCGAGTGCTCCATGTGGTCGGGGACAAGCCAG CGTTCTCCTTCCAACCGCGGGGCCACCTGGAAATCGCCGAGAAGCTCGACATCATCCGCCAGAA GCGCCTGTCCCACGTGTCCGGCCACCGCTCCTATTACCTGCGCGGAGCTGGGGCCCTCCTGCAGCACGGCCTGGTCAACTTCACACTCAACAAGCTCGTCCGCCGG GGCTTCACCCCCATGACGGTGCCAGACCTTCTCCGCGGAGCTGTGTTT GAAGGCTGTGGGATGACACCAAATGCCAGCCCATCCCAAATTTACAACATAGACCCCTCCCGCTTTGAAGACCTCAGCCTGGCCGGGAcggcagaggtggggctggccg gcTACTTCATGGACCACTCTGTGGCCTTCAGGGACCTGCCCATCAG gATGGTTTGTTCCAGTACCTGCTACCGGGCGGAAACAGACACAGGGAAGGAGCCGTGGGGGCTCTATCGCGTGCACCACTTCACCAAG gtgGAGATGTTCGGGGTGACAGGCCCCGGGCTGGAGCAGAGCTCGCAGCTGCTGGAGGAGTTCCTGTCCCTTCAGATGGAGATCCTGATGGAGCTGGGCCTGCACTTCCG GGTCCTGGACATGCCCACCCAGGAACTGGGCCTCCCCGCCTACCGCAAGTTCGACATCGAGGCCTGGATGCCAGGCCGCGGCCGCTTTGGCGAG GTCACCAGTGCGTCCAACTGCACGGACTTCCAGAGCCGCCGGCTCCACATCATGTTCCAGACGGAGGAGGCCGGGGAGCTGCGGTTCGCCCACACG GTGAACGCCACGGCCTGTGCTGTCCCTCGCGTCCTCATCGCCCTCCTGGAGAGCAATCAGCAAGAG GACGGCTCGGTCCTCGtgccccctgccctccagccctaCCTCGGCACCGATCGGATCACGGCCCCCACCCACGTGCCCCTCCGGTACATCGGCCCCAACCAGCCCCAGAAGCCCAGGCTCCCGGCCGGCCTACCTTGA
- the SARS2 gene encoding serine--tRNA ligase, mitochondrial isoform X2, producing MAPGGQEGSLLTPPLVQVAGGQGSRGRGGGQWPLHVFGPCVPPDLDVAGAEAAAGADPEPGRGEGGRGGGGAGPAGEPGQQPSAAEPPLSASAGSWPGDPEGAGAPVPEGGPAGGALLPAGAEAAQPDPPGRARRGREPGPSAPCGRGQASVLLPTAGPPGNRREARHHPPEAPVPRVRPPLLLPARSWGPPAARPGQLHTQQARPPGLHPHDGARPSPRSCVCCGMTPNASPSQIYNIDPSRFEDLSLAGTAEVGLAGYFMDHSVAFRDLPIRMVCSSTCYRAETDTGKEPWGLYRVHHFTKVEMFGVTGPGLEQSSQLLEEFLSLQMEILMELGLHFRVLDMPTQELGLPAYRKFDIEAWMPGRGRFGEVTSASNCTDFQSRRLHIMFQTEEAGELRFAHTVNATACAVPRVLIALLESNQQEDGSVLVPPALQPYLGTDRITAPTHVPLRYIGPNQPQKPRLPAGLP from the exons ATGGCTCCCGGGGGCCAAGAGGGGTCTCTCCTCACCCCACCGCTGGTCCAGGTGGCCGGTGGGCAGGGCTCCCGCGGACGGGGCGGGGGACAGTGGCCACTTCACGTCTTTGGCCCCTGTGTCCCCCCAGATCTCGACGTGGCAGGAGCTGAGGCAGCTGCGGGCGCAGATCCAGAGcctggaagaggagaagggggccGTGGCGGAGGCGGTGCGGGCCCTGCTG GTGAACCAGGACAACAGCCAAGTGCAGCAG AACCCCCACTATCAGCGTCTGCGGGCTCGTGGCCGGGAGATCCGGAAGGAGCTGGTGCTCCTGTACCCGAGGGAGGCCCAGCTGGAGGAGCGCTTCTACCTGCGGGCGCTGAGGCTGCCCAACCGGACCCACCCGGACGTG CCCGTCGGGGACGAGAGCCAGGCCCGAGTGCTCCATGTGGTCGGGGACAAGCCAG CGTTCTCCTTCCAACCGCGGGGCCACCTGGAAATCGCCGAGAAGCTCGACATCATCCGCCAGAA GCGCCTGTCCCACGTGTCCGGCCACCGCTCCTATTACCTGCGCGGAGCTGGGGCCCTCCTGCAGCACGGCCTGGTCAACTTCACACTCAACAAGCTCGTCCGCCGG GGCTTCACCCCCATGACGGTGCCAGACCTTCTCCGCGGAGCTGTGTTT GCTGTGGGATGACACCAAATGCCAGCCCATCCCAAATTTACAACATAGACCCCTCCCGCTTTGAAGACCTCAGCCTGGCCGGGAcggcagaggtggggctggccg gcTACTTCATGGACCACTCTGTGGCCTTCAGGGACCTGCCCATCAG gATGGTTTGTTCCAGTACCTGCTACCGGGCGGAAACAGACACAGGGAAGGAGCCGTGGGGGCTCTATCGCGTGCACCACTTCACCAAG gtgGAGATGTTCGGGGTGACAGGCCCCGGGCTGGAGCAGAGCTCGCAGCTGCTGGAGGAGTTCCTGTCCCTTCAGATGGAGATCCTGATGGAGCTGGGCCTGCACTTCCG GGTCCTGGACATGCCCACCCAGGAACTGGGCCTCCCCGCCTACCGCAAGTTCGACATCGAGGCCTGGATGCCAGGCCGCGGCCGCTTTGGCGAG GTCACCAGTGCGTCCAACTGCACGGACTTCCAGAGCCGCCGGCTCCACATCATGTTCCAGACGGAGGAGGCCGGGGAGCTGCGGTTCGCCCACACG GTGAACGCCACGGCCTGTGCTGTCCCTCGCGTCCTCATCGCCCTCCTGGAGAGCAATCAGCAAGAG GACGGCTCGGTCCTCGtgccccctgccctccagccctaCCTCGGCACCGATCGGATCACGGCCCCCACCCACGTGCCCCTCCGGTACATCGGCCCCAACCAGCCCCAGAAGCCCAGGCTCCCGGCCGGCCTACCTTGA
- the MRPS12 gene encoding small ribosomal subunit protein uS12m: MSWSGLLRGLNTSLGYGLALAPRLWAARPMATLNQMHRQGPPKRPPPKPGPTAGRPQLKGVVLRTFIRKPKKPNSANRKCCRVRLSSGREAVCFIPGEGHSLQEHHVVLVQGGRTQDLPGVKLTVVRGKYDCGHVQKKK, encoded by the exons ATGTCCTGGTCCGGCCTTCTTCGTGGCCTCAACACGTCCCTCGGTTATG GCCTCGCCCTGGCGCCCCGTCTCTGGGCCGCCCGCCCCATGGCCACGCTGAACCAGATGCACCGCCAGGGGCCCCCGAAGCGGCCGCCCCCGAAGCCGGGCCCCACGGCGGGCCGGCCGCAGCTGAAGGGCGTCGTCCTGCGCACCTTCATCCGCAAGCCCAAGAAGCCCAACTCGGCCAACCGCAAGTGCTGCCGCGTGCGGCTCAGCTCGGGCCGCGAGGCCGTCTGCTTCATCCCCGGCGAGGGCCACAGCCTGCAGGAGCACCACGTGGTGCTGGTGCAGGGCGGCCGCACCCAGGACCTGCCCGGCGTCAAGCTCACCGTCGTGCGCGGCAAGTATGACTGCGGCCACGTGCAGAAGAAGAAGTGA